In the genome of Jaculus jaculus isolate mJacJac1 chromosome 11, mJacJac1.mat.Y.cur, whole genome shotgun sequence, the window TTTTAGTCAGctataaaaataatcacaaaatgtATAGGAAAGATTGATGGAACTAGAAAAGAGTATATTAAATTAGGCAACTTAGGCCCACAGAAACAAAAACTGTCCACTCTCTCCCATTTGGGAATCATACTTTTTAATGTCTCCATGTATAGAAGAAGAGGCATAGATAGGAGATAATGAAAGGGGAGCAAGATGTCCTGAGGAAAGTTGAGGAGGGATAAAGTACTCTAGTAATACAAAAGCTGAAGCACCATGACACAGGAATGCTTGTGAAGAGAGGGGATGAAGGAAGAAGAGTGTAGTGaaacaaaatcaatgaaaattGGTTTGAAAATGCCATAGAGAAACCTAATTTTTATAtgctaataatatttttatgaaataaaattgaattgaTGTTTCATAATACTACATGACTATGTCTATATTATCAGTTGCAAATATCACTATTAAAGTAAAACAACTCCACATTAAAAATGAGTAAATTGTAAAAGCATTGCTATGATGTTGAATGAGTTTTATGTTTAATTTCTCTCACAGTAATTTTACTTATCAAATGAGTTGAAATGTGGTCTATTGCCAAGTTATTATTAGAGTTAAGTACAACATTGACTTCACTTTCAATGATGCATATAAACAAGACAATCTTTAAAGACTAATCTTTATAAACCTAGTGcaaaatgatggaattcatgaAATTTCTAAGTAGTACAGAATATACAGAGTTTAATACTCTAATCTAGgcactctttctctcaatttctgTTGCTCAAAAAAGAATACATGGTGCGCGACGGGGCCCGTGGTCGGAGCTGTGGCAAACATGGCGGCCGAGCGTAAAACCAAGTTGTCCAAGAATCTACTGCGCATGAAGTTCATGCAAAGGGGCCTGGATTCAGAGACCAAGAAGCAACtagaagaacaagaaaagaagatTATTAGTGAAGAGCACTGGTACTTGGATTTGCCAGAGCTTAAGGAAAAAGAGAGTTTCATAATAGAAGAGCAGAGTTTCATGTTGTGTGAAGATCTTCTCTATGGAAGGATGTCATTCAGAGGATTTAATCCTGAAGTTGAGAAATTAATGCTTCAGATGAATGCTAAGAACAAAgcagaagaagatgaagaagatgaaACAGTAGAACTTGATGTG includes:
- the LOC123453268 gene encoding M-phase phosphoprotein 6-like — its product is MAAERKTKLSKNLLRMKFMQRGLDSETKKQLEEQEKKIISEEHWYLDLPELKEKESFIIEEQSFMLCEDLLYGRMSFRGFNPEVEKLMLQMNAKNKAEEDEEDETVELDVSDEEMARRYETLVGTIGKKFAKKRDRAKYEEDENRNIKPMKVKKMFLKPQD